A DNA window from Lujinxingia litoralis contains the following coding sequences:
- a CDS encoding Crp/Fnr family transcriptional regulator: MSEKGVRQCAAGTVLFREGEEGNRMYVIKSGSVRLTKRIHDTEVVVEDLGAGEFCGELAMLGEPRRPVSAVVTEDAAVIQVDTEQFEGMIKGNTDIALRMLKKLTQRLTQAQYRVSNLVLRTNKARVLHQLRAECQRVRRVEGAAESAPIPANLADVLALEIGEVKQVLNELVRDELIMIDRRGYFEILDSEAYDRYLRYLELQDRFAFH, translated from the coding sequence GTGAGTGAAAAAGGTGTTCGTCAGTGCGCCGCAGGGACGGTCTTGTTTCGAGAAGGCGAAGAGGGCAACCGGATGTACGTGATTAAATCCGGGAGCGTACGGCTGACCAAGCGGATTCACGACACCGAAGTGGTCGTTGAGGATCTGGGAGCTGGTGAGTTCTGTGGTGAGCTTGCGATGCTGGGAGAGCCGCGTCGGCCGGTTTCGGCGGTGGTGACCGAAGACGCCGCAGTGATTCAGGTCGATACCGAGCAGTTTGAGGGGATGATCAAGGGCAATACCGATATCGCGTTGAGGATGCTCAAAAAGCTCACGCAGCGCTTAACTCAGGCTCAGTACCGGGTTTCAAACCTGGTGTTGCGCACCAATAAGGCGAGGGTGCTGCATCAGCTTCGGGCAGAGTGTCAAAGGGTGCGTCGCGTGGAGGGAGCTGCGGAGTCTGCCCCGATCCCGGCGAATCTGGCAGACGTTTTGGCGCTGGAGATTGGCGAGGTGAAGCAGGTTCTCAATGAACTGGTTCGCGACGAACTCATTATGATCGATCGGCGAGGCTACTTTGAGATTCTGGATAGCGAGGCCTACGATCGTTATCTGCGCTATCTTGAACTGCAAGACCGCTTTGCGTTCCATTGA
- a CDS encoding energy transducer TonB: MRDIPDPLQERSASVGQRGKRLLIGAFLAVLAHVAFGLGLITVAPLLSTASHEREPEDELVEVDFNYVEPEPESEPEPEPEPEPEPEPEPEPEPEPEPEPEPEPEPEPEPEPEPEPEPEPEPEPEPEHEVEPAAEAEENEDEAAGAMDPVHLEGLTLESTVEGGEGPAMKIGQGIESGRITNRYVDPNRFGDIKTRPGARGDGRGTGMGDGTASSPGCEDTEARVVREVQAEYTVLARRRGVEGQVVFLVTIGTDGRASQVELVDGLGYGLDEAAEEAIRAWRFEPATRNCEAVTSRRRVAYEFVISEY, translated from the coding sequence TTGCGCGATATTCCTGACCCTCTCCAGGAACGTTCGGCAAGTGTCGGGCAGCGAGGCAAACGCCTGTTGATCGGTGCGTTTCTGGCCGTCCTGGCTCATGTGGCCTTCGGGCTGGGCCTCATTACAGTAGCCCCTTTGCTGAGCACCGCATCTCATGAGCGTGAGCCGGAAGACGAGTTGGTTGAGGTTGACTTCAACTATGTCGAGCCGGAACCCGAATCCGAACCCGAACCCGAACCCGAACCGGAACCCGAGCCTGAGCCGGAACCCGAGCCCGAGCCGGAACCCGAGCCGGAACCCGAACCCGAGCCGGAACCCGAACCCGAACCCGAACCCGAACCCGAACCCGAGCCTGAGCCTGAGCCTGAGCCGGAACCCGAGCATGAAGTGGAGCCTGCTGCAGAAGCGGAGGAGAACGAAGATGAGGCCGCTGGAGCCATGGACCCTGTGCATCTGGAGGGGTTGACCCTGGAGTCCACGGTGGAGGGAGGAGAGGGGCCCGCGATGAAGATCGGGCAGGGGATCGAATCCGGGCGCATCACCAATCGGTACGTGGATCCGAATCGTTTTGGCGACATTAAGACTCGCCCGGGTGCGCGTGGTGACGGGCGAGGTACCGGGATGGGCGATGGCACGGCATCGTCGCCCGGTTGTGAGGATACTGAAGCGCGAGTGGTCCGGGAGGTCCAGGCTGAGTACACGGTGCTTGCGCGTCGGCGAGGGGTAGAGGGGCAGGTTGTCTTTCTGGTGACGATTGGTACCGATGGGCGTGCGAGCCAGGTGGAGCTGGTTGACGGGCTCGGGTACGGGTTGGATGAGGCGGCTGAAGAGGCGATTCGGGCCTGGCGTTTTGAGCCCGCGACGCGCAATTGCGAAGCGGTGACGAGTCGTCGACGGGTGGCCTACGAGTTTGTGATCAGCGAATACTGA
- a CDS encoding ExbD/TolR family protein: MAGLAGGDEDDVISAINITPFVDIILVVLIIFMVTATYIVQSQIPIDLPKAASGQAEVTTTLAFQVTSEGQYAMDGEFLSLEAIAEAVRAQAVEDADVRAVIAADKRVEYGQVIDLVDTIKLNGIAKFALNIDRKEQADGER; the protein is encoded by the coding sequence ATGGCAGGTTTGGCCGGAGGGGATGAAGACGACGTCATCTCGGCGATCAATATCACGCCCTTTGTCGACATCATCCTGGTCGTTTTGATCATCTTCATGGTGACAGCGACTTACATCGTGCAGTCGCAGATCCCGATTGACCTTCCCAAGGCAGCCTCGGGGCAGGCTGAGGTGACCACGACGCTGGCATTTCAGGTGACCTCGGAGGGGCAATACGCCATGGACGGGGAGTTTTTGAGCCTGGAGGCCATTGCCGAGGCCGTACGCGCTCAAGCCGTAGAAGACGCAGACGTGCGAGCCGTCATCGCCGCGGATAAGCGGGTTGAGTATGGCCAGGTTATCGATCTCGTGGATACGATCAAACTCAATGGCATCGCCAAATTCGCATTGAATATCGATCGCAAGGAGCAGGCGGACGGTGAGCGCTGA
- a CDS encoding TIGR04282 family arsenosugar biosynthesis glycosyltransferase, with the protein MRESGNTEVIIFAKAPVEGRVKTRLQPQCTPSQSVTLYRAFLKDVVEMVAGWVGTQDGARATVSWAGEDDDATQGWIREQGVSVVEQGEGDLGARMRRAIGAARTRGAETIIIVGADSPTLSGEHLSLASATVKRCDVVWGPSFDGGYYLVAVGAQEKSRNVLVEDVIFEGVAWSTADVLAQSWQCARRAGLLPDLLGFWYDVDTFEDVKVLEFHLLEFLESQGFEGARHTREVLLKWRHCGYLRS; encoded by the coding sequence ATGCGAGAGAGTGGCAATACGGAGGTCATTATTTTCGCCAAGGCGCCGGTGGAGGGGCGCGTCAAAACTCGGCTTCAGCCGCAATGTACTCCCTCGCAGAGTGTGACGCTTTACCGCGCGTTTTTGAAAGACGTGGTTGAGATGGTGGCCGGATGGGTTGGGACTCAGGATGGTGCGCGAGCGACGGTGTCCTGGGCAGGAGAAGATGACGACGCGACGCAAGGCTGGATCCGGGAACAGGGCGTGTCTGTGGTCGAGCAAGGGGAGGGAGACCTTGGAGCGCGCATGCGTCGGGCCATCGGAGCGGCCCGTACGCGGGGGGCGGAGACGATCATCATTGTGGGCGCAGATTCGCCAACGCTCTCCGGGGAGCACCTGAGTCTGGCGTCGGCTACGGTTAAGCGATGTGACGTGGTCTGGGGGCCGAGTTTTGACGGGGGGTACTATCTGGTCGCGGTGGGCGCGCAGGAAAAGAGCCGGAATGTGCTCGTAGAAGATGTGATCTTTGAGGGGGTGGCCTGGAGTACGGCGGATGTTCTGGCGCAGAGTTGGCAGTGTGCCAGACGGGCAGGTCTCTTGCCGGATTTGCTGGGCTTCTGGTACGATGTCGACACTTTCGAGGATGTAAAAGTGCTCGAATTTCATCTCCTGGAGTTTCTTGAAAGCCAGGGGTTTGAGGGCGCCCGACATACTCGGGAAGTGCTCTTAAAGTGGCGCCATTGCGGCTATTTAAGGTCCTAG
- a CDS encoding glycosyltransferase family 2 protein, whose product MVIDVLIPVLNEEESLPLVLDAIPKEWVRRVVVVDNGSTDASAQRAREHGACVVEEPQRGYGAACLRGLRMMAEDPPDVVVFLDGDFSDYPEELPRVVEPVIRGDAEMVIGSRTLGAQQRGALLLQAVWGNKLACALMELMYGYRFTDLGPFRAIRWEALEALRMRDEDFGWTVEMQIKAARLGLGAVEVPVSYRKRVGVSKVTGTVKGTVMASYKILYTLFAQYAQELREGGR is encoded by the coding sequence TTGGTCATCGATGTGTTGATCCCCGTGCTCAATGAGGAGGAGAGCCTTCCGCTTGTGCTTGATGCCATCCCGAAAGAGTGGGTGCGTCGGGTGGTGGTGGTCGATAACGGCAGCACGGATGCCAGTGCGCAACGCGCCCGAGAGCATGGCGCCTGTGTGGTTGAAGAACCTCAGCGGGGTTATGGGGCGGCGTGCCTGCGAGGGCTGCGCATGATGGCCGAGGACCCGCCGGATGTGGTGGTGTTTCTCGACGGCGATTTTAGCGACTATCCCGAGGAGCTTCCGCGGGTGGTGGAGCCGGTTATTCGGGGCGATGCGGAGATGGTGATTGGCAGTCGTACCCTGGGGGCTCAGCAACGGGGCGCGTTACTGTTGCAGGCGGTCTGGGGGAACAAGCTGGCCTGTGCGCTGATGGAACTGATGTACGGTTACCGATTTACCGATCTGGGGCCTTTTCGGGCGATACGCTGGGAGGCGTTAGAGGCGCTTCGGATGCGCGATGAAGATTTCGGTTGGACGGTTGAAATGCAGATCAAGGCTGCGCGCCTGGGGCTGGGAGCGGTGGAAGTACCGGTAAGTTATCGTAAGCGAGTGGGGGTCTCTAAGGTCACCGGGACGGTCAAGGGGACGGTGATGGCAAGTTATAAGATTCTCTACACGCTCTTTGCGCAGTACGCGCAAGAACTCCGCGAAGGAGGGCGCTGA
- a CDS encoding MotA/TolQ/ExbB proton channel family protein, whose translation MLTEILLDFALVGAEWVLWLLILLSFANVYVVLEKLRFFQQRKVDVHRLRLEFEERLRSDDFDAAATLLEGSDAMEARVVLFGMRGLDRGPEAVEDLMKGAMASERTRYEKLISLLATTGNNAPFIGLFGTVLGIIGAFAALGEASEEANQAVMAAISEALVATGVGLMVAIPAVIMFNIFRQRVKTSTAQTELMARTLLAHLRRND comes from the coding sequence ATGTTAACCGAGATCCTGTTGGATTTTGCGCTGGTGGGTGCCGAATGGGTGCTCTGGCTGCTGATTTTGTTGAGCTTTGCCAATGTTTATGTGGTCCTTGAGAAGTTGCGTTTTTTTCAGCAGCGAAAGGTCGACGTGCATCGGCTGCGCCTGGAGTTTGAGGAGCGCCTGCGAAGCGACGATTTCGATGCCGCCGCCACGCTGCTGGAAGGCAGTGACGCGATGGAGGCCCGGGTGGTGCTCTTTGGAATGCGGGGGCTGGATCGGGGACCGGAAGCGGTGGAAGATCTAATGAAAGGGGCGATGGCTTCGGAGCGCACGCGCTACGAGAAGCTTATCAGCCTGCTGGCCACCACGGGCAATAACGCGCCTTTTATCGGTCTCTTTGGCACGGTGCTGGGAATCATTGGCGCGTTTGCCGCGCTGGGCGAAGCCAGTGAAGAAGCCAACCAGGCGGTGATGGCGGCGATTTCGGAGGCGCTGGTCGCCACCGGCGTGGGGCTGATGGTGGCGATTCCTGCGGTCATCATGTTCAACATCTTCCGCCAGCGGGTGAAGACCTCAACGGCGCAGACCGAACTTATGGCGCGAACGTTGCTGGCGCACCTGCGCCGGAACGACTGA